The following DNA comes from Rosa rugosa chromosome 5, drRosRugo1.1, whole genome shotgun sequence.
gaatcactcTGGAATTAAACTCTAAACCTAATCCTTAATGGAATACGTAAGAGGTAAACCCTACAAGTAGGTCAATTTATAGTCTTTTAACTACTACAGAACAATTGAATCTTCAAAACGTTCAAGATTGAACAAGTTTTAATTGCAAATAATGAAATCAGGTATTCTCTAGCTTTTATGTCTTGTGTGTGTACATCAATTCAATAAtcgttcttttttctttctttgccaAGTCGATCAGTAAACTAATTTGGCATAAATCAAGTTTCATAAATTATTCATGTTTGTTGAATATTTAGTATTCTGCTTCCCATCTAAAAATTAACATCgttgttttatttatttctttcttttttcagatTGGGCAGAGCGGTTTAAGCATCTTTTGAGTTCACTATTGAAAAGATTAGTTTCACCTTTAACCTCTTTGCATTGTATTTTGTGGCCATGGCATTCTAGAGCAAGGGATAACCAAAGCCGATCGTGCATCAACATGTATTGTAATCAACAACCTCCATTACTATTGATTCCAAGTGAAGAGAGATATACTTGGAATTTATACAACGTCCTAGATAATCAGTTCCTTGATTACCAAGTAAGATTGCCACATAAGCGATTTTGCGGATCTTCAGAAGGATGGTTAATAGCTGTGGAAAGAGATTTGAGGGTAACCCTAATAAATCCATTCCGTAGGGTTAAAGGAACAGATAAGAAAAACTCAATCATTCGTCTTCCTGCACTACATGTTCAAGAGGAAATAAGGGAGAGCTGGGTTACAAAACGTAAATGTAACTATTATGTCTACAAAGCTATCATGTCAGCAGATCCAATATTAAATGCAAAGGATTGCATTGTTACGGTCATATATGAGGATTGTAATCAATTGGCTTTTATGAGGCCTAGTAAAGACGCGACATGGACCTATGTTAACCCAAACTTGTCTAGGATTCAAGAAATTCTTCTTGTTGATCAAAACAAGTTGTACGCTATTCATAATTGGGATGAGGAGGATTTTCACAAACTTTCAACTTTTGAAATAAGTACTCAGTCTAGCTACACATCCAATCCAAAACTAGTCGAAAACTACATTTTATCAGAAGACGATTATCTCTGGTTCAAGACGTATCTGCTGTATTCTATTGAAAGAGAATTGCTGATGATTTCCAGATATCGCATCTGTACTGGTAAGGGAGGTCCGCCGGACACaaggaaattcaaaatttacaaATTGGATTTTGATAGGTGGGAGTGGATTGAGAAAGAAACCCTAGGTGATATTGCTCTCTTTGTGGGTGATAATTTTCCAATATCTGTGCTGGCTTCAAAGTTTCCAGGATGCATGCCGAATTGTATATACTTCAACCATGATCATGATGAAATCGGTTATGGTACTGATCCTCTTACTGATTTTGGTGTCTATGATGTCGCAAGTCAAGTTGTTTCACAGCCTTACAACACATGTGCGATGACCCTGGTGAAGATGGCCAAAAAACCAACTATTTGGGTTGTACCACCTTTCCAAGCAAAATagctgtaaaaaaaaaaataaaaaaaaaaaaaaaaaaaaaaaacttctaatCTTCATATTCTTTTCTTATAAATCCTCACTTCATCCTCTGCAAGTGAGCCATATATTAGTTGATGACTGGGACTTAAGTTTTTATTGCAGCTCTGCTTTTGGATTTCAGAGAAAAGAATACGTATTTTCTATTGTTAATGTAATCTGCAACTTAAGATAATATACTATCTGTATTATACGTACGGAATGACCAGAATCTAGTACTCTcctatgttttgttttgttttttttttttttttttttcagaaaacatCAGTAATTTTTCAACATGGCAGTAAAACTTTGAGGCAGAGCAACGTCTTCAAATTTCATTGGTTCTCCATACCACGTCACCATTGGTACTTTGTCGGCCTTATAAagagacaagctagtgtactggtgggtatgagataccctcatttacaactatttgaacaaaaatttacaagtatttgaaccaaaattacaacattgagaacaaaagttaccatattcatttacactatttacatatagttaaacaaaaattacaacattgacaacgaatttgttcaa
Coding sequences within:
- the LOC133711290 gene encoding F-box protein SKIP23-like → MYCNQQPPLLLIPSEERYTWNLYNVLDNQFLDYQVRLPHKRFCGSSEGWLIAVERDLRVTLINPFRRVKGTDKKNSIIRLPALHVQEEIRESWVTKRKCNYYVYKAIMSADPILNAKDCIVTVIYEDCNQLAFMRPSKDATWTYVNPNLSRIQEILLVDQNKLYAIHNWDEEDFHKLSTFEISTQSSYTSNPKLVENYILSEDDYLWFKTYLLYSIERELLMISRYRICTGKGGPPDTRKFKIYKLDFDRWEWIEKETLGDIALFVGDNFPISVLASKFPGCMPNCIYFNHDHDEIGYGTDPLTDFGVYDVASQVVSQPYNTCAMTLVKMAKKPTIWVVPPFQAK